The following nucleotide sequence is from Scheffersomyces stipitis CBS 6054 chromosome 4, complete sequence.
CATCGATCCAGAGAGCTCTTATACAGACAAGGCGTTCCCAGTTTCGAAGTACTTGGCTCTTTTGTCATCTCTTAGAATTCAATCGAGAAGCTGGAATGTCATATTTGCCAGCAAATCTCTTTTGCCTGTTAGTGTAACCATACTTCCAGCCAACAGAACTCTGATCATCCACAGAGTGTTGGCTCACATTAAAGATGGAGGTGATTTGGAATTCAGCCAATATTGTCTTAAGAAGGCAAAGGGTGAACCAACTCCTTTACCGACATTTTACCACACccttgttcaacttttcaaagattACACGATTGGAAACTTCACTAATGATTTAGCACTTGAAGCAGCTTTGGTTTCCATTATTAGAATGGTTGATGAGAAACAGTATTCGTCTGAGAATCGTCCTGATAATACCTACTCCTATGAGTATTCAAGGGCAAGAGCCTACGACCTCTTAAAGGATATTGGGGCCATAGACTCTGACAATTCTTCCAGGGTCGACCCAGTGCATTGGTCAAATGCTCTCAACTTACCAGGACAGAACGTTAGTGCATCGACTGACATCAGTGAAGATTATATGGATTTCTTGAATGAAAGCTTGACACCAGTGGCTGTAACTAATTCGACAGATACCAAAGGCAATCAAGTTACTTCCTTGTCGCTCAATTCTTTCAACGACAAATTCTCCTCTGGAGTGACTatgaaagaagatttcattCCTGAAGATTCACTAGAGTCGATAAGAAAGGAATTTGGAGAAACGCCTATTTACTGTATTGACGATGCCGATGCCCATGAAGTGGATGATGGTATCTCAATTCATACCCTGAATGACAAGTATGTACTTTCAGTACATGTAGCCAATCCTACTTCTTACATCAAGCCAGGGTCTATTCTCAATGCAATTGCCTTTAACAGAGCTACGACCAGCTATATAAACGAGGGTGCGTACTTCATGTTCCCCAAGCTTATTTCGAAATTGTCAGGTCTTGGTGTTGATGgacaaagaacaagaacttaTGCTGTTCAATATTCGTTGGACAAGAAATTAATTGATCTGTTCGTTGAGAAGAAGCTTAAAGACCCAGACTACGAGCCGCCTCAAGAGTTCTGCGAACAGGTCTTGAAGCAGATAGATGAAAGTATTGAtgtgaacttcttgatagcTTCAAGATTTCCAGTTGGGTACACCTACAATAAAGTAAATGAAATTCTTGGTAATATGGAACTAATCCAACTGTTCAAGGAAAATAGATGCAATGATGAACATTTTGTCAATTTGTATAAATTGCATAATATATCCAAGATACTCAAGTCCATTAGACACACGCTTGGTGGCTCGTTTGATTACCATTCTGAGAGAATGAATGTCAAAAtcagagaagaattggagCCTATAAAGGAGGAGTCTgttattgaagttgatgccGATTCCTTCAAACTAATTCCTAAGAATTCTACCAAAAGTGTAGAGATATCTAAAAGTTCGATAACTAGTCCTTCTGTGTCTTTGGTTACTGAATTTATGCTCTTCGCAAATTCGTCTTCAGCGAAGTTTGCagacaagaacaaaattgaCTTCATCTATAGATCACAGAATAGAAAGTTTAATCTTCAGTTGATCAAAGAGATGGAAGATAAGATCGTGTCGAAGCTACGCTCTGGAAAACTGGTGTCGTTCGAGGCACAACAGATACTCCGAGTATTTAGTAGAAGTGCATCTTTATCTACAGTAGCAGAATTCCACGACGGAGTAGGTATAGATAAGTACGGATGGGTTACTTCGCCATTAAGAAGGTATGTCGATGTTATCAACCATTGGAATATCGCATCTTTTCTATTACAGAAAGCGGGCAGAGAATCCAGTCAGTATGCCGATGAGAAACAATTGCGCAGCGCCATTTTGCATATCCAGAGCAAGAGCTTAGTTGATAAGAGAATGCAGACGGTGTCTAATAAATTCTGGCTAagtactttcttgaaagagTACACAAAAATGGTGAATGATAAgagttgcaaaattacACCAATTATATTTAAGTTGTTAGTGGTGGGTAGAAGAAGTGGTTACATTAACGTGGAGATGGTTGGATTTGGTGCCAGGGGCCAATTAGAGGTGTCCCCGAAACTCCTAGAGGATTACTCCTTGGAGGAAATAGAGGTTGGCGATACTTTAGAATCAGACCGGTTCAGAGTGTCTCGTATAGACTTTATTGAAGACACACTCGAGCTAGTGTACGTCTGAACTTGCATGATAGAGATAGACCCTGTAAATAGAATACTGTAATGACTGTACATACAATTAATGTTACGATATAACCACCACCGCCGAACCCAAAGGAAAATAATGAATACGCTATCTTCAAGACGAATCAAGGAGAGTGGTGCTGCCTCCTAGGAAGTGGTAGAACCTATGAACTTATTACTTTTAGATATCAGATTTAGGTTAATTGCATAATCTAAGCCCAATAGCAAATCTAAGCCCAATAGCAAATCTGAAGTGTCAACCCCGGGACATTTTCCTGATTTGAAAATTCCGCTAAGTTACCGATCTATTTCCCAC
It contains:
- the MSU1 gene encoding 3'-5' RNA exonuclease complex component (essential for mitochondrial biogenesis~go_function RNA binding; ribonuclease activity~go_function RNA binding; ribonuclease activity) translates to MPKRDKSVQNKTRNGVPKQKKGYQSDLKPSFLSAYGRQNVVEHRKDYQLPSNLMAARKLVVPDSLKNQYKPFDFSKKSSEPLKQAQKKSHINKQKKEVDESRSKIKDIVKNSNRMDSEFFNPSNQTLDLRLNNSILYEQITGNQKDRMEKRYGESSKRWLNSFYKLLNQTSKVETYAEIKKSISKAIQESSISTANVHHALSVGDLVVFSEESITFAIVVGAPKNLESDTYTFVDSRGEVTFGPAKSFAYRFPGVIPSEYHDIISSFVQLEKKYLDIAPVGLTDMDFSKSTASLPQELQTDFPEDDKPRSLNDGINFSENTDFVVAQATSQLLTNSNVNTYIIPTPARDLYCDSLTALAVEVFDEVSRMKKPLENLHRLLQFDRNGDPLSTPRSISLFELLHYLEELESSSFEVNNDDISSLGQFIDPESSYTDKAFPVSKYLALLSSLRIQSRSWNVIFASKSLLPVSVTILPANRTSIIHRVLAHIKDGGDLEFSQYCLKKAKGEPTPLPTFYHTLVQLFKDYTIGNFTNDLALEAALVSIIRMVDEKQYSSENRPDNTYSYEYSRARAYDLLKDIGAIDSDNSSRVDPVHWSNALNLPGQNVSASTDISEDYMDFLNESLTPVALLPLTMKEDFIPEDSLESIRKEFGETPIYCIDDADAHEVDDGISIHTSNDKYVLSVHVANPTSYIKPGSILNAIAFNRATTSYINEGAYFMFPKLISKLSGLGVDGQRTRTYAVQYSLDKKLIDSFVEKKLKDPDYEPPQEFCEQVLKQIDESIDVNFLIASRFPVGYTYNKVNEILGNMELIQSFKENRCNDEHFVNLYKLHNISKILKSIRHTLGGSFDYHSERMNVKIREELEPIKEESVIEVDADSFKLIPKNSTKSVEISKSSITSPSVSLVTEFMLFANSSSAKFADKNKIDFIYRSQNRKFNLQLIKEMEDKIVSKLRSGKSVSFEAQQILRVFSRSASLSTVAEFHDGVGIDKYGWVTSPLRRYVDVINHWNIASFLLQKAGRESSQYADEKQLRSAILHIQSKSLVDKRMQTVSNKFWLSTFLKEYTKMVNDKSCKITPIIFKLLVVGRRSGYINVEMVGFGARGQLEVSPKLLEDYSLEEIEVGDTLESDRFRVSRIDFIEDTLELVYV